Proteins encoded together in one Campylobacter concisus window:
- the uvrB gene encoding excinuclease ABC subunit UvrB — protein MSKFEISSKFSPSSDQARAIKEIVKSIKSGNKYQTLLGVTGSGKTFTMANVIRELNMPTLIMTHNKSLAAQLYSEFKGFFPKNHVEYFISYYDYYQPEAYIPRSDLYIEKDSSVNDELERLRLSATASLLSFDDVVCVASVSANYGLGNPSEYKGMVAYLNVGDKINQRTLLQKLVDMGYKRNDVYFDRGDFRVNGDVVDVYPAYFNDEAFRIEFFGDEIETMYSLDVLENKKRHDLKKFILYPTSQFIVGADRLKIAMKEIEEELDVRLKEFNEQGKLVEAQRLKQRVEFDLEMMASTGMCKGIENYARHLTGQKAGETPYSMFDYFEISGEDYLVIVDESHVSLPQFRGMYAGDRSRKEVLVEYGFRLPSALDNRPLKFDEFISKKAKFLFVSATPNEYELGISQGHVYEQILRPTGLLDPIIEIKDSDNQVEALFDEAKAVIARGERVLVTVLTKKMAEELSRYYIELGIKVKYMHSDIDAIERNEIIRGLRSGEFDMLIGINLLREGLDLPEVSLIAIMDADKEGFLRSTTSLIQTMGRAARNVNGKVLMFAKKITKSMKEAIDTTTARRKFQDEYNKAHGITPHSASRNIEESLHVEDGTEILRKGANLEKMPASERAAIVKELRKQMLEAAAQLEFEKAAALRDEIAKMRKL, from the coding sequence ATGAGTAAATTTGAAATTTCATCTAAATTTAGCCCAAGCAGCGACCAAGCAAGAGCGATAAAAGAGATAGTAAAAAGCATAAAATCAGGCAATAAATACCAAACACTTCTAGGCGTGACAGGATCTGGCAAGACCTTTACTATGGCAAATGTCATACGCGAGCTAAACATGCCAACGCTCATCATGACACATAACAAATCCCTTGCCGCTCAGCTTTACAGCGAATTTAAGGGCTTTTTCCCAAAAAATCATGTCGAGTACTTCATAAGCTACTACGACTACTACCAGCCAGAGGCCTACATCCCAAGAAGCGACCTATATATAGAAAAGGATAGCTCGGTAAATGATGAGCTTGAGCGCCTGCGTCTCTCTGCGACTGCTAGCTTGCTAAGCTTTGATGACGTCGTCTGTGTGGCTTCAGTCTCTGCAAACTACGGCCTTGGTAATCCAAGCGAGTATAAAGGCATGGTCGCATACCTAAACGTCGGCGATAAAATCAACCAGCGCACGCTACTGCAAAAGCTAGTGGACATGGGATACAAGCGAAACGACGTTTATTTCGACCGAGGCGACTTTCGCGTAAACGGCGACGTGGTGGACGTATATCCCGCATATTTTAACGACGAGGCGTTTAGGATCGAGTTTTTCGGCGACGAGATCGAGACGATGTATAGCCTGGACGTGCTGGAAAACAAAAAAAGACACGACCTGAAAAAATTTATCCTCTACCCGACCAGCCAGTTTATCGTGGGCGCTGATAGGCTAAAGATCGCTATGAAAGAGATCGAAGAGGAGCTTGATGTGCGCTTGAAAGAATTTAACGAGCAGGGCAAGCTAGTTGAGGCGCAGAGACTAAAGCAGAGAGTGGAGTTTGACCTTGAGATGATGGCGAGTACGGGCATGTGTAAAGGTATCGAAAACTATGCGCGCCACCTAACTGGTCAAAAGGCTGGAGAGACGCCGTACTCGATGTTTGACTACTTTGAGATAAGTGGCGAGGACTATCTGGTTATCGTCGATGAAAGCCACGTGAGTTTGCCGCAGTTTAGGGGCATGTATGCAGGCGATAGGAGCCGTAAAGAGGTGCTTGTGGAGTATGGATTTCGCTTGCCATCAGCGCTTGATAACAGGCCGCTTAAATTTGACGAGTTTATAAGCAAAAAGGCGAAATTTCTCTTTGTCTCAGCCACGCCAAACGAGTATGAGCTTGGTATCAGTCAGGGGCATGTCTATGAGCAAATTTTGCGACCTACGGGGCTACTTGATCCGATCATCGAGATAAAAGATAGTGACAATCAAGTAGAAGCGCTATTTGACGAGGCAAAGGCGGTCATTGCAAGAGGTGAGCGTGTGCTAGTTACGGTGCTAACTAAAAAGATGGCTGAGGAGCTAAGCCGCTACTACATCGAGCTTGGCATAAAGGTCAAGTATATGCACTCAGACATCGACGCGATCGAGCGAAATGAGATCATTAGAGGGCTTAGAAGTGGCGAGTTTGATATGCTAATAGGCATAAATTTGCTCCGTGAGGGGCTTGACCTGCCTGAAGTGAGCCTAATAGCCATAATGGACGCTGATAAAGAGGGCTTTTTGCGCTCGACCACGAGCCTTATACAGACGATGGGGCGTGCGGCTAGAAACGTAAATGGCAAGGTGTTAATGTTTGCCAAAAAGATAACAAAATCTATGAAAGAGGCGATCGATACGACGACTGCTAGGCGTAAATTTCAAGATGAATACAACAAAGCTCACGGCATAACGCCACACTCTGCCAGCAGAAATATCGAAGAGAGCCTGCACGTCGAGGACGGTACGGAGATTTTAAGAAAAGGCGCAAATCTGGAAAAAATGCCTGCGAGCGAGCGAGCCGCGATAGTAAAAGAGCTAAGAAAGCAGATGCTTGAAGCGGCTGCGCAGCTGGAGTTTGAGAAGGCGGCGGCGCTACGTGACGAAATAGCGAAGATGAGAAAATTATAA
- a CDS encoding MFS transporter, with amino-acid sequence MKKAENLKYLMGLGHFCSDINQSALGAMLPFFIASYHYDYATAASLVTATNLASSLIQPLIGRLSDKKELPYVIPLGLLFAGGGMSLTGFVTNYYIILVCVMISGIGAALFHPSAARIVNYASNAKNRAKSISIFSFGGNVGFAVGPILVAVFVGNFGLKGTLVFIIPQIFLTLLYLKKGKFIKALEGNHKKQISQKTSALKDDLGAFLRLCVCIFSRSIVAFGFSAFFSIYLIKIFGLSKEAANVNLSMFFAAGAISTLFGGALADRYGLVRLIKISLSIAAPLVVLMLFIDSYALFLAASMCVSACISLSFSPSIALAQLYLPNQIGLASGVTLGLSITIGGIFATVIGKIADIFSLTHAFYFIAAVSLICAVSSYFLKPVTR; translated from the coding sequence ATGAAAAAGGCGGAAAATTTAAAGTATCTAATGGGGCTTGGGCACTTTTGTAGCGACATAAACCAAAGTGCGCTTGGTGCGATGCTACCCTTTTTCATCGCGAGCTACCACTACGACTACGCCACGGCCGCCTCGCTCGTGACCGCCACGAATTTAGCAAGCTCGCTCATCCAACCGCTGATCGGCCGCTTAAGCGACAAAAAAGAGCTGCCCTACGTCATCCCGCTTGGGCTGCTGTTTGCGGGCGGGGGCATGAGCCTCACTGGCTTTGTCACAAACTACTACATCATCTTGGTTTGCGTGATGATAAGCGGTATCGGCGCCGCGCTCTTTCACCCAAGCGCCGCAAGGATCGTAAATTACGCCTCAAACGCTAAAAATAGAGCCAAAAGTATAAGTATATTTTCATTTGGAGGTAACGTAGGCTTTGCAGTTGGACCCATTTTAGTCGCCGTTTTTGTGGGAAATTTTGGACTAAAAGGGACGCTAGTCTTTATAATCCCTCAAATTTTTCTAACACTTTTATACCTTAAAAAGGGCAAATTTATAAAAGCGCTCGAAGGCAATCACAAAAAGCAAATTTCACAAAAAACAAGCGCTCTAAAAGACGATCTGGGCGCATTTTTGAGGCTTTGTGTCTGTATATTTTCACGCTCGATCGTCGCATTTGGCTTTTCGGCATTTTTTAGCATCTATCTGATCAAAATTTTTGGCCTTAGCAAAGAGGCTGCAAATGTAAATTTAAGTATGTTTTTTGCTGCAGGTGCGATCTCTACGCTATTTGGCGGAGCTCTAGCTGATAGATATGGCCTAGTTAGGCTCATCAAAATAAGCCTAAGCATCGCCGCACCGCTAGTCGTGCTAATGCTCTTTATCGACAGCTACGCGCTATTTCTCGCGGCTTCCATGTGCGTGAGCGCCTGCATCAGCCTATCTTTTAGCCCTTCAATCGCCCTTGCACAGCTTTATCTGCCAAATCAAATCGGCCTAGCCTCTGGCGTAACGCTTGGGCTTAGCATCACAATCGGCGGTATATTCGCAACGGTCATCGGCAAGATCGCTGACATCTTTAGCCTAACGCACGCGTTTTACTTTATCGCCGCAGTTTCGCTTATCTGCGCGGTGTCAAGCTATTTTTTAAAGCCAGTCACGAGATAA
- a CDS encoding tryptophanyl-tRNA synthetase, with amino-acid sequence MKKVAYIVGALVLIVACIFGFIFSSIGNKFIASKIEKEALARGIDVKFKEFNLGLSTLNLEATVMNAINLKVNGDLSLLAQSMNLNTDINADKAKASELGLKKDVALKANVAGKFSDFKLAATGTALGSNVNLNANLKDYLPKALNLDAKNIELSEISALAKKPNLASGKLDLTSNMQGVDEKNEPIINAQILASDAAINKEILKNEFGLNLAKDINFKGGVNAKFANEKVSAKTLIIAPEATLKANETTYDLASKNLKSDFLLNVPDLALLGKLLGEQLSGAVDANGEITMQENALQNLKAEINGLGGKINANFDSKNLALNATNIKLKELLALALQPSYADGQINLNANFSGFDELKKLAGEAKFEIKNGLIDNGLAKLKNAAKFELKGGATAKGELVNFDANVLSDLGELKDVKGVYDLKNNQIFSKFALLISDPEKFKAVSGFEVGSKMALAGDVKVKASKIDELNLGGDAFAGKLNATIKNENLDISLNEAQLGEILALSGNDRLLNAKTNVQAKGQNIFSKSPSITTTIALNDGKFNAAALSKMLDKKFPENEKFSSNLSLDYKGDMVKFSGDFLSSLADIKGIDGSFDVGKSTLNLKLQAVVSELNKLAFLAGRELHGKFAALVTAEGKVDDLSVRVTSDDLFKGKLEANYKGGVLDAVLKNFEVKGLTQTLALDHLYDGNGDAKFDYETKQKLGKFDILLKEGHLASTNLTNNIKTFTGKDITKEIYKDGKIYGNIKGDNVIFNVNLSSPKSDIKVANGTYNIATKMLNAPLVCRLEKTDLNVQISGTTDKLKYDVRSQYLENKVKKEIGRFLDKKLGKDDEGANGEKQNLKGLLKGLF; translated from the coding sequence ATGAAAAAAGTAGCTTACATAGTTGGCGCGCTTGTGCTCATAGTAGCTTGCATCTTTGGCTTTATCTTTAGCTCAATTGGTAATAAATTTATAGCCAGCAAAATAGAAAAAGAGGCACTCGCTCGCGGTATTGATGTCAAATTTAAAGAGTTTAATTTAGGGCTTAGCACCTTAAATTTAGAGGCGACCGTGATGAATGCCATAAATTTAAAGGTAAATGGCGATCTATCCTTGCTTGCTCAAAGTATGAACTTAAATACAGATATAAACGCCGACAAGGCAAAGGCTAGCGAGCTTGGGCTAAAAAAGGATGTCGCACTTAAGGCAAACGTGGCTGGTAAATTTAGCGACTTCAAGCTAGCGGCAACTGGCACGGCACTTGGCTCAAATGTAAATTTAAATGCAAATTTAAAAGACTACCTGCCAAAAGCTCTAAATCTTGACGCTAAAAACATCGAACTTTCTGAGATATCAGCTCTTGCTAAAAAGCCAAATTTAGCTAGCGGCAAGCTTGATCTAACGAGCAATATGCAAGGGGTCGATGAGAAAAATGAGCCCATCATTAACGCTCAAATTTTAGCAAGCGATGCAGCGATAAACAAAGAAATTCTTAAAAATGAATTTGGGCTAAATTTAGCAAAAGATATAAACTTTAAAGGTGGCGTAAATGCTAAATTTGCAAATGAAAAAGTGAGTGCAAAAACCCTCATCATCGCACCTGAAGCCACTTTAAAAGCAAACGAGACGACTTATGATCTAGCTAGCAAAAATTTAAAGAGCGACTTTTTGCTAAACGTGCCTGATCTTGCCCTTTTGGGCAAGCTCTTAGGCGAGCAACTAAGCGGCGCTGTGGATGCAAACGGCGAAATTACAATGCAAGAAAATGCCCTTCAAAACCTAAAAGCTGAGATAAACGGGCTTGGTGGCAAGATAAATGCAAATTTTGATAGCAAAAACTTAGCCCTAAATGCAACTAACATCAAGCTAAAAGAGCTTCTAGCGCTTGCCTTGCAGCCTAGCTACGCAGACGGGCAGATAAATTTAAACGCAAATTTTAGCGGCTTTGACGAGCTAAAAAAGCTTGCAGGCGAGGCTAAATTTGAGATAAAAAACGGTCTTATAGATAATGGTCTTGCAAAGCTTAAAAATGCGGCGAAATTTGAGCTAAAAGGCGGCGCCACAGCAAAAGGTGAGCTTGTAAATTTTGACGCAAACGTGCTTAGCGACCTTGGCGAGTTAAAGGATGTAAAGGGCGTTTATGACCTAAAAAACAATCAAATTTTTAGCAAATTTGCCCTGCTCATTAGCGACCCTGAGAAATTTAAAGCGGTTAGCGGCTTTGAGGTTGGCTCAAAGATGGCGCTTGCTGGCGATGTGAAGGTTAAAGCAAGCAAGATAGATGAGCTAAATTTAGGCGGCGATGCCTTTGCTGGCAAGCTAAACGCCACCATAAAAAATGAAAATCTTGATATTAGTCTAAATGAGGCGCAGCTAGGAGAAATTTTAGCACTTAGTGGCAATGATAGGCTGCTAAACGCTAAGACAAATGTCCAAGCAAAGGGGCAAAATATCTTTAGTAAAAGCCCAAGCATCACCACAACGATCGCTTTAAATGATGGTAAATTTAACGCCGCAGCGCTTAGCAAAATGCTTGATAAAAAATTCCCTGAAAATGAGAAATTTAGCTCAAATTTGAGCCTAGACTATAAAGGCGACATGGTGAAATTTAGTGGCGACTTTCTTAGCTCACTAGCTGATATAAAGGGCATAGATGGCAGCTTTGACGTGGGCAAAAGCACGCTAAACTTAAAGCTTCAAGCGGTAGTTTCGGAGCTAAATAAGCTTGCATTTTTAGCTGGCCGCGAGCTTCACGGTAAATTTGCAGCCCTAGTAACGGCAGAGGGCAAAGTGGATGATCTAAGCGTAAGAGTCACCTCAGATGATCTATTTAAGGGCAAACTCGAGGCAAACTACAAAGGTGGCGTGCTTGATGCGGTGCTAAAAAACTTCGAGGTAAAGGGACTAACGCAGACCCTAGCGCTTGATCATCTCTATGACGGCAACGGCGATGCTAAATTTGACTACGAGACAAAGCAAAAGCTCGGCAAATTTGACATCTTGCTAAAAGAGGGCCACCTAGCCAGCACAAATCTCACAAACAACATAAAAACCTTCACCGGCAAGGACATCACAAAAGAAATTTACAAAGACGGCAAAATTTACGGCAATATAAAGGGCGATAACGTCATCTTTAACGTAAATTTAAGCTCGCCAAAGAGCGATATAAAGGTTGCAAACGGCACTTACAATATCGCCACAAAAATGCTTAACGCGCCACTTGTTTGCAGGCTAGAAAAGACCGATCTAAACGTGCAAATCTCAGGCACTACAGACAAACTAAAATACGACGTCAGATCACAATATCTTGAAAATAAGGTCAAAAAAGAGATAGGTAGATTTTTAGATAAAAAGCTGGGCAAAGATGATGAAGGCGCAAACGGCGAAAAGCAAAATTTAAAGGGGCTTTTAAAAGGGCTATTTTAG
- the groES gene encoding co-chaperone GroES, which translates to MNFQPLGKRVLVERVEETKTTASGIIIPDNAKEKPLSGEVKAVGAEAEGVKVGEKVVFAKYAGTEVNLDDKTYLVLNIDDILGVIK; encoded by the coding sequence ATGAACTTTCAACCATTAGGCAAGCGTGTCCTAGTCGAACGCGTAGAAGAGACAAAGACGACAGCTTCGGGCATAATTATACCTGATAACGCAAAAGAAAAACCTTTAAGCGGCGAGGTAAAAGCAGTTGGTGCTGAAGCTGAGGGCGTAAAAGTTGGCGAAAAAGTAGTATTTGCTAAATACGCTGGCACTGAGGTGAATTTAGATGATAAGACATATCTTGTTTTAAACATCGACGACATTTTAGGCGTGATTAAATAA
- the groL gene encoding chaperonin GroEL (60 kDa chaperone family; promotes refolding of misfolded polypeptides especially under stressful conditions; forms two stacked rings of heptamers to form a barrel-shaped 14mer; ends can be capped by GroES; misfolded proteins enter the barrel where they are refolded when GroES binds), whose protein sequence is MAKEIFYSDDARNRLYEGVKKLNDAVKVTMGPRGRNVLIQKSFGAPNITKDGVSVAKEVELKDTIENMGASLVREVASKTNDQAGDGTTTATVLAHAIFKEGLRNVTAGANPIEVKRGMDKEVAALIDALKNISKKVSGSKEIAQIATISANSDESIGKLIADAMEKVGKDGVITVEEAKSIQDELSVVEGMQFDRGYLSPYFITNPEKMQVELSNPFILLFDKKITNLKDLLPVLEQVQKSGKPLLIIAEDIEGEALATLVVNKLRGVLNISAVKAPGFGDRRKAMLEDIAILTGGEVISEELGRTLESATINDLGQASSVVIDKDNTTIVNGAGEKSAIDARITQIKAQIAETTSDYDKEKLQERLAKLSGGVAVIKVGAATETEMKEKKDRVDDALSATRAAVEEGIVVGGGSALILASKSVNLNLQGDEAIGAEIVRRALRAPLRQIAENAGFDAGVVANAVETSKDANFGFNAATGEYVNMFEAGIIDPVKVERVALQNAVSVASLLLTTEATISEIKEEKAMPAMPDMGGMGGMGGMM, encoded by the coding sequence ATGGCAAAAGAAATTTTTTACTCTGATGATGCAAGAAACCGCCTATACGAGGGCGTAAAAAAACTAAATGACGCTGTAAAAGTGACAATGGGACCAAGAGGCAGAAATGTCCTTATCCAAAAGAGCTTTGGTGCTCCAAACATCACAAAAGACGGCGTTAGCGTGGCTAAAGAGGTTGAGCTAAAAGATACTATCGAAAACATGGGCGCAAGCCTAGTTAGAGAAGTAGCAAGCAAGACAAACGATCAAGCAGGTGACGGCACTACAACAGCGACTGTGCTAGCTCACGCGATATTTAAAGAGGGTCTTAGAAATGTAACTGCCGGTGCAAATCCTATCGAAGTAAAACGCGGTATGGATAAAGAAGTAGCAGCTCTTATAGATGCACTAAAAAACATCTCTAAAAAAGTTTCTGGCTCAAAAGAGATCGCTCAGATCGCTACTATCTCTGCAAACTCAGACGAGAGCATCGGTAAGCTTATCGCTGATGCGATGGAGAAAGTCGGCAAAGATGGCGTCATAACAGTAGAAGAGGCAAAGTCTATCCAAGACGAGCTAAGCGTTGTTGAGGGTATGCAGTTTGACCGCGGATATCTAAGCCCATACTTCATCACAAACCCTGAAAAGATGCAAGTTGAGCTAAGCAATCCATTTATATTGCTATTTGACAAGAAGATCACAAATTTAAAAGACCTGCTTCCAGTGCTTGAGCAAGTACAAAAGAGTGGCAAACCACTTCTAATCATCGCTGAAGATATCGAGGGCGAGGCACTTGCAACGCTTGTTGTAAATAAACTTCGTGGCGTGCTAAACATCTCAGCTGTTAAAGCTCCTGGTTTTGGCGACAGAAGAAAAGCGATGCTTGAAGATATCGCTATCTTAACAGGTGGCGAGGTTATCAGCGAAGAGCTAGGCAGAACACTTGAGAGCGCTACTATAAACGACCTTGGACAAGCTTCAAGCGTAGTTATCGACAAAGATAACACTACTATCGTAAATGGTGCAGGCGAGAAGTCAGCAATAGACGCTAGAATCACTCAGATCAAAGCTCAAATCGCCGAGACTACAAGCGACTACGATAAAGAAAAACTTCAAGAGCGCCTTGCAAAACTAAGCGGCGGCGTGGCAGTTATCAAAGTAGGTGCTGCGACTGAGACTGAGATGAAAGAGAAAAAAGACCGCGTAGATGATGCTCTAAGCGCTACTCGTGCAGCTGTTGAAGAGGGCATCGTAGTAGGTGGCGGTTCAGCTCTTATCCTCGCTTCAAAGAGTGTAAATTTAAATTTACAAGGTGACGAGGCAATCGGTGCTGAGATCGTTAGAAGAGCGCTTCGTGCTCCACTTCGCCAAATCGCTGAGAACGCTGGCTTTGACGCAGGTGTGGTAGCGAACGCAGTTGAGACAAGCAAAGATGCAAATTTTGGCTTTAACGCTGCAACTGGCGAATATGTAAATATGTTTGAAGCTGGCATCATCGATCCAGTTAAAGTTGAGAGAGTTGCGCTACAAAACGCTGTTAGCGTGGCTAGCTTGCTACTAACAACTGAAGCAACTATCAGCGAGATAAAAGAAGAAAAAGCAATGCCTGCAATGCCTGACATGGGCGGAATGGGTGGCATGGGCGGTATGATGTAG
- a CDS encoding phosphomannomutase/phosphoglucomutase: MKYDEIFREYDIRGIFEKDLTEDSVKAIGLALGKKFNEFGVKTLSVGFDARLSASTLFRYLLSGLNKAGGFKIYSIGLLPTPVGYFSVYADYFDANIMITGSHNPKDYNGFKITIKKDSFFGKDLQILKDKVNEIIASGEQIADDESCEKFNILEKYVEFFVKEFSELKNFKKPFVIDCANGAVGVSLVPIVKALGLNAKILYEDPDGNFPNHHPDPSEKENLKEIFSLIEKKEFDLGFGFDGDGDRIAVITPKRDIKGDELAYLYALNMKHPKVLGEVKCSQNMYDEIAKIGEVFMGKTGHSNIKKMMKELNVDLAAEVSGHIFFKERYFGFDDALYAMMRVLELVHKGFDLDGELDKMPLVFSTDEIKIKTTDEAKFKIVAKLKECVKNESCDLPKIKNIIDIDGIRIQFENGWALVRASNTTPVIVTRFEAKSKEFLEEIEQKVTNLLKSLM, encoded by the coding sequence ATGAAATATGATGAAATTTTTAGAGAATACGACATCCGTGGCATTTTTGAAAAAGATTTGACAGAGGACAGTGTCAAGGCTATAGGGCTTGCTTTGGGTAAGAAATTTAACGAATTTGGCGTGAAAACTTTAAGCGTTGGCTTTGACGCAAGGCTAAGTGCTAGCACGCTTTTTAGGTATTTGTTAAGTGGTCTAAACAAGGCTGGTGGCTTTAAAATTTATAGCATCGGCTTGCTACCAACTCCTGTTGGCTACTTTAGCGTTTATGCTGATTATTTTGACGCAAACATCATGATCACGGGCTCTCACAATCCAAAAGACTATAACGGCTTTAAGATCACTATTAAAAAAGATAGTTTTTTTGGCAAAGATCTGCAAATTTTAAAAGATAAGGTGAATGAGATAATCGCCTCTGGTGAGCAAATAGCAGACGATGAGAGCTGTGAGAAATTTAATATCTTAGAAAAATACGTTGAGTTTTTTGTAAAAGAATTTAGCGAGCTTAAAAATTTCAAAAAGCCTTTTGTTATCGACTGCGCAAATGGCGCTGTTGGCGTGAGCTTGGTGCCTATCGTTAAAGCACTTGGACTAAATGCAAAAATTTTATATGAAGATCCAGACGGAAATTTCCCAAATCACCACCCAGACCCAAGCGAAAAAGAGAATTTAAAAGAGATATTTTCGCTCATCGAAAAGAAGGAATTTGACCTTGGATTTGGCTTTGACGGAGATGGCGACAGGATCGCGGTTATAACGCCAAAAAGAGATATAAAAGGCGATGAGCTAGCATATCTTTATGCGCTAAATATGAAACATCCAAAGGTGCTTGGCGAGGTAAAATGCTCACAAAATATGTATGATGAGATTGCAAAAATCGGCGAAGTTTTCATGGGTAAGACGGGACATAGCAACATTAAAAAGATGATGAAAGAGCTAAACGTAGATCTTGCAGCAGAGGTGAGCGGACATATCTTCTTTAAAGAGCGCTATTTTGGCTTTGATGATGCGCTTTATGCGATGATGAGGGTGCTTGAGCTGGTTCATAAGGGCTTTGACCTTGACGGCGAGCTTGATAAGATGCCACTTGTCTTTAGCACCGATGAGATCAAGATAAAGACGACTGACGAGGCTAAATTTAAGATAGTTGCCAAGCTAAAAGAGTGCGTGAAAAACGAGAGTTGCGACCTGCCAAAGATAAAAAATATCATTGATATTGATGGCATTAGAATTCAGTTTGAAAATGGCTGGGCGCTGGTGCGTGCGTCAAATACAACGCCAGTTATCGTCACTAGATTTGAAGCAAAGAGCAAGGAATTTCTAGAAGAGATCGAGCAAAAAGTGACAAATTTACTAAAGAGCTTGATGTAG
- a CDS encoding TfoX/Sxy family protein, with product MNEFNEYVRDRFSEFGDIVIKSMMGGYLVYFNGKLIGDICNNELFLKRTPTSDRLLADSELRYPYNGSKTLMHVFEKFEDANLIGELLRGMYAELPEKKPAKAR from the coding sequence GTGAATGAATTTAATGAATATGTTCGCGATAGATTTTCTGAATTCGGCGATATTGTCATAAAATCCATGATGGGTGGATACCTTGTATATTTTAACGGTAAACTGATAGGTGACATTTGTAATAATGAACTGTTTTTAAAGAGAACGCCGACATCGGACAGACTTCTTGCAGACTCAGAACTACGTTATCCTTATAATGGCTCAAAGACGTTAATGCATGTATTCGAGAAATTTGAGGATGCGAATTTGATTGGAGAATTGTTGCGCGGCATGTATGCGGAACTGCCCGAAAAGAAACCAGCAAAAGCCAGATAA
- a CDS encoding cysteine ABC transporter substrate-binding protein: MRKFKFFLLALVATVFLTGCGDDKGADKAATSNQADTIAKIKERGYIRIGVFSDKPPFGYVDKDGKNQGYDIYFAKRIAKDLLGDESKVKFELVEAAGRVEVLTADKVDITLANFTKTPERAQVVDFALPYMKVSLGIVSPEGAVIKSVDELKDKTLIVNKGTTADAFFTKNYPDIKLLKYDQNTETFAALVDKRGAALAHDNALLFAWAKETPGFVVGVEALGDVDVIAPAVKKGNKALLEWLNNEIIELGKENFFHKDYDATLKPIYGDSVNPESLVVEGGKL, translated from the coding sequence GTGAGAAAATTTAAATTTTTCTTATTAGCATTAGTCGCTACCGTCTTTCTAACGGGTTGTGGTGATGACAAAGGTGCGGACAAAGCAGCCACTTCAAACCAAGCTGACACGATCGCAAAGATCAAAGAGCGTGGATATATAAGGATAGGCGTTTTCAGCGACAAACCGCCATTTGGCTACGTCGATAAAGACGGCAAAAACCAAGGCTATGACATCTATTTTGCAAAACGCATCGCAAAAGACTTGCTTGGTGACGAGAGCAAGGTTAAATTTGAACTAGTCGAGGCTGCTGGCAGGGTCGAAGTGCTTACAGCTGACAAGGTCGATATCACGCTTGCAAATTTCACAAAGACGCCTGAGCGCGCGCAAGTTGTTGATTTTGCGCTTCCATATATGAAGGTCTCACTTGGCATCGTTAGCCCTGAGGGCGCTGTGATAAAGAGCGTTGATGAGCTAAAAGATAAAACTTTAATCGTCAATAAAGGCACAACAGCGGACGCATTTTTTACGAAAAATTATCCTGATATCAAGCTTTTAAAGTATGATCAAAACACTGAAACTTTCGCGGCTTTGGTTGATAAAAGGGGTGCTGCTCTAGCGCATGATAACGCCCTACTTTTTGCCTGGGCGAAAGAGACTCCTGGCTTTGTCGTAGGCGTTGAAGCGCTTGGCGATGTTGACGTGATAGCTCCAGCTGTCAAAAAGGGTAACAAAGCCTTGCTTGAGTGGCTAAACAACGAGATCATCGAGCTTGGAAAAGAAAATTTCTTCCACAAAGACTATGACGCAACGCTAAAACCGATCTATGGTGACAGCGTAAATCCTGAATCTCTAGTCGTCGAAGGCGGCAAACTCTAA